Sequence from the Luteibacter aegosomaticola genome:
ATCTCAATAGCGCGACCCCCGGCCAGCGCTGGGCGATCGTGCGCCCGACCCATCGGTTCCGCGACCATGGCGAGGACACGGGGAACCTGGATGCCCTGAACGAGCCGAGCCATGGCTCCTTCGTGGCCGACGACCTCGATAGCGACGTCTCGATGGCCCCGAGCCCGTGGCGCGAAGACACCCTGCACGATACCCACAACGGTACCGGCAAGGATGCGGGCGTCGAGGTGTCGGTCATCGGAACGGCGGAGGTGCTCGCCACCAACGGTGACATCACCAGCCTCGTGGTCGTGGATTCCACGCTGGAAATCCGCAAGGGCGATCGTTTCATGCCCGTCGACGACAAGCCGTACGACCCGTATTTCTACCCGCATGCCCCGAAGGCCATGCCGACGGATCCGCGCATCATCGGCCTGACGGAAGCCCGCTACGGCGTCGGCCGCCACCAGGTGGTCTCGATTTCCGCCGGTTCGGCAGAGGGCATCGATAACGGCACCACGTTCACCGTGATGAGCCAGGGCGAAACGATCACCGACGAGGTCAGCGGCAACTACAACCGTCGCGGCACCTCGCGTTCGGCGACCTTGCCGGACGAGTTCGGTGGCCACCTCATGGTCTTCAAGACGTTCGACCACGTTAGCTACGCCCTCGTGATGGACGCGCTGCGCCCCGTCCGCCGCGGCGACAAGCTCGTGCTGCCGGAATAAGGCGCACGACCACGTGGGTTGAAAGGGAGGCTTCGGCCTCCCTTTTTTATGGGCCTTCGCTGACAACGCATGGCGGGCACACGCCTGCCGGACGCCGCCTAGACTGTGCGCATGACCGACTCTGAACTCCGCGACTGGCTCCTCCTGATCCGTACCCCTGGCTTTGGCGGCCGGCGCCTCCGCGAGGGCCTGGCCCTGCGCGGCGGGGCTTCGGGCTTCGTCGACTGGCTGCAGCGCCACGCCGAGGGCTTACCCGCCGATACGCGCGCCTGGCTGGCCGCGCCGGACGAGGCTGCCCTGGCGCGCGATATGGCGTGGCTGCAGGGCAGCGACCAGCGCCTGCTCCGCTGCACCGACGAGGACTTCCCGCCGCAGCTGGAAGGGCTCTCCGACGCGCCAGCGGCGCTCTTCGTCAAGGGTGATGCCGCGCTGCTGCTACGCCCCCAGATCGGCATCGTGGGCGCCCGGCGCGCGCAGGCGCCGGGGCTGGCGACGGCCAGGCGCTTCGCCAGCGAGCTGGCCACGGGCGGCCTGCTGGTGACCAGCGGCCTCGCCGATGGAGTCGACGGGGTGGCCCACGCCGGCGCTCTCGATGCGG
This genomic interval carries:
- a CDS encoding LysM peptidoglycan-binding domain-containing protein gives rise to the protein MIKKFAMLLGGMFFTVAVYAAAAQLRPNAPDTYTVRKGDTLWDISAKFLSKPWLWPEIWQANPQVRNPHLIYPGDVLNLSMFGGAPRVGLQPRIRTEEDAIPAIPLSELRTFLKEMRVMDADSVESAPYVVGFEEAALRGVPGNKVYARDLNSATPGQRWAIVRPTHRFRDHGEDTGNLDALNEPSHGSFVADDLDSDVSMAPSPWREDTLHDTHNGTGKDAGVEVSVIGTAEVLATNGDITSLVVVDSTLEIRKGDRFMPVDDKPYDPYFYPHAPKAMPTDPRIIGLTEARYGVGRHQVVSISAGSAEGIDNGTTFTVMSQGETITDEVSGNYNRRGTSRSATLPDEFGGHLMVFKTFDHVSYALVMDALRPVRRGDKLVLPE